In Temnothorax longispinosus isolate EJ_2023e chromosome 2, Tlon_JGU_v1, whole genome shotgun sequence, one DNA window encodes the following:
- the Trc8 gene encoding protein TRC8 homolog has protein sequence METWERILSFADIVMRVPPLFIIDELLRIGLGLPNDNILLKNNEYGFKTTNLSSIASSISAVTTDSFLMDHVDFTHLAYKTYLIIVFKFLCCCIGFLAALYTFMLCTRHLVIVYLYLISVGVIFVSYWSNVSATKAIVAYMSAHESATSILDSILCLNLSDVLYNGPGFLIIQNYILQCLLASVFCYIHLAPRHPIVQKLLVLSFMSPSILGIHPLPVQYLYHAPVCATLIPLAVCKFVIWYNGVSMLRTIYMGYRHARNFIINYGLTALAETEWMRLNVPCVLRTFWMLRMGEQVVQILGNHYGEETFTYYVMIRTLLVNGCETLTAVLGMTSIISFICHYIGCFFQWILLTEDEDEKSIGTVSAILFYILALQTGLTSLDREKRLIRLYRNFCLLFTAILHFVHNIVNPLLMSLSASHNPALHRHLRALAVCAFLIFFPLSLLVFLWSHFTVSTWLLAVSVFSIEVIVKVLVSLAIYSLFLIDAYRSAFWEQFDDYVYIIKAFGNTVEFAFGIILFFNGFWILIFESGGAIRAIMMCIHAYFNIWCEAKAGWSVFMKRRTAVNKINSLPEAKAEQLERLDDVCAICYQEMQSAKITQCNHYFHGVCLRKWLYVQDRCPLCHDILYKVENVQNREHGGAALATALVEQQDGRNDRQDGTRVETRRTSNVQPRQNNQTHMPSSERSDEGR, from the exons ATGGAGACTTGGGAAAGAATCCTCAGCTTTGCTGATATTGTAATGAGGGTGCCACCTCTGTTTATCATCGACGAGCTACTTAGAATCGGCCTCGGTTTACCCAACGACAATATTCTGCTGAAAAACAATGAATATGGCTTTAAAACTACCAATTTGTCGAGCATCGCTAGTTCCATCTCTGCTGTTACAACAGACTCGTTTCTAATGGACCACGTTGATTTCACTCATCTCGCTTACAAGACTTATCTGATAATTGTGTTCAAATTTTTATGCTGTTGTATAG gttTTCTCGCAGCCTTATACACGTTTATGTTGTGTACTAGACATTTGGTAATCGTATACCTATATCTAATATCTGTAGGGGTGATATTTGTGTCGTACTGGTCAAATGTTAGTGCGACGAAAGCGATTGTAGCTTACATGAGTGCCCACGAATCGGCAACCAGCATACTTGACAGTATATTATGTTTGAATCTATCGGACGTTCTGTACAACGGTCCAGGTTTTCTGATTATCCAAAACTATATACTGCAATGTCTGCTAGCCAGCGTCTTCTGTTACATACATCTTGCCCCAAGGCATCCCATAGTTCAGAAGCTTCTCGTGCTGAGCTTTATGTCACCATCCATCTTGGGTATCCATCCTTTACCG gTGCAATATCTGTACCACGCACCAGTATGCGCAACGTTAATCCCGCTGGCTGTGTGTAAATTTGTCATCTGGTATAACGGGGTCTCCATGTTAAGAACCATCTACATGGGCTACCGGCATGCACGCAACTTTATAATCAATTACGGCTTAACCGCACTCGCGGAAACCGAATGGATGCGTCTGAACGTGCCGTGCGTACTTCGGACGTTTTGGATGCTGCGAATGGGAGAGCAAGTGGTGCAAATTCTCGGGAATCACTACGGCGAGGAAACGTTTACGTATTACGTTATGATCCGAACGCTGCTGGTAAACGGGTGCGAGACATTGACAGCCGTCCTCGGTATGACCAGCATAATCTCCTTCATCTGCCACTATATCGGCTGTTTCTTCCAATGGATACTACTGACGGAAGACGAAGATGAGAAGAGCATCGGCACGGTGTCCgccatattattttacattcttgCCCTACAGACCGGACTGACGAGTCTCGACAGGGAGAAGCGTCTAATACGACTGTATCGTAATTTCTGCCTATTGTTCACGGCGATTTTACACTTTGTCCATAATATAGTGAATCCACTCTTGATGTCGCTCAGTGCCTCTCATAATCCGGCGCTACATAGACACTTGCGGGCTTTGGCGGTCTGTGCTTTTCTAATATTCTTCCCGCTATCGTTACTCGTGTTCCTCTGGTCCCACTTCACAGTGAGCACGTGGCTACTGGCTGTATCGGTCTTCAGCATCGAGGTTATAGTCAAAGTGCTGGTCTCGCTAGCGATTTACTCGCTCTTTCTGATCGACGCGTACAGGAGCGCGTTCTGGGAACAATTTGACGATTACGTGTACATAATAAAGGCATTTGGTAATACTGTGGAATTCGCTTTTGGCATTATATTGTTCTTCAACGGTTTCTGGATATTGATCTTCGAGTCTGGTGGAGCTATTCGCGCCATCATGATGTGCATACATGCCTACTTTAATATCTGGTGCGAGGCGAAGGCTGGATGGAGCGTGTTTATGAAACGACGGACGGCTGTGAACAAGATCAATTCTTTACCGGAGGCAAAGGCCGAACAACTTGAACGATTGGACGACGTTTGCGCGATTTGCTACCAGGAGATGCAAAGCGCCAAGATCACTCAATGCAATCATTATTTCCACGGCGTATGCTTGCGAAAATGGTTATACGTTCAAGACCGATGTCCTCTTTGCCACGATATATTGTACAAAGTTGAAAATGTGCAAAACAGAGAACACGGTGGCGCGGCTCTCGCCACGGCTCTCGTTGAGCAACAAGACGGCAGGAACGACCGTCAAGACGGCACGCGTGTAGAAACTAGACGGACGTCGAATGTACAGCCTCGTCAGAATAATCAGACGCACATGCCCTCGTCCGAACGTTCGGACGAGGGCAGGTGA